The Zobellia alginiliquefaciens genome contains a region encoding:
- a CDS encoding GH116 family glycosyl-hydrolase codes for MKHKILVLGVLFCCALCVRSQSTITKDQLELNSDKTPVVKNFPENFEAQLVERGEPLIYTKENSNNFEFIGMPIGGIGAGQLYLGGDGKLWFWDIFNTNYKKGQLKGEEAYEHPYKRSEEGEYGTHEVEQGFAVKVKRNGAKAIIKKLDRDHISDIQFKGQYPIGEVKYADNELPVTLSLEAFSPYLPLDVESSSFPATIFNFTITNESDHDLDVELGGWLENAVFIETRGSHTIELQNKIAKSSDKTLRLNCSSVIENESDTLVNKYDYGSMGLTLLEGGANSYAVSAIDVTRLDESLFVENGKLSASSKNNQKPLVGALIKKLTLKPEESKKVSFVLTWYFPNSQVAQIIDKKGKSYNNAFNDADEVATGIVSDFKRLSAKTKLWRDTWYDSTLPYWFLDRTFLNTSILASSTSHIFENGQFYGFEGGYQGLGTCTHVWSYVQAMGRLFPELEISLREHTDFSSFPDGGLFPSGVVNFRGRTKMGEGWGNGMAVDGQSGLVQRSLLTHQSSVDNQFLKNNYDGIKTVMNGLINANDDNHDGILSGPQHNTLDADWYGEITWLSLQYQSALRAMAVMAQEMKDEAYAQFCISLADKGKHFIENNLFNGEYFIQKGDPEHPHSPGVYNGCEYSQLYGQSWAYQLGLGQIIDSSKVTEALNSLWKFNFTTDVGPYREIKPAGRWYAMTGEGGFVACTWPNGGSEVLEKGNPRFAAYNNESQNGYEYALSHLMMSHEMPLRSLAHTWYMHNNRYHGSKRNPWCEVEWGIHYSRSMASYGVFIAATGFEYHGPKGYIGFAPKITPTDFKAPFTTAQGWGTFEQKIAKKEQQVQIGIKHGQVKLKMLAFEVPVNFGVAQAVLNVNGRELKNFEFNQSLDKVVVTLQDDILLEENQSLQIHFKNAN; via the coding sequence ATGAAACATAAAATTTTAGTACTAGGTGTTTTATTTTGCTGCGCCTTGTGCGTTCGTTCACAAAGTACCATAACGAAGGATCAATTAGAGTTGAATTCTGATAAAACTCCTGTGGTCAAAAATTTTCCTGAAAATTTCGAGGCACAATTGGTAGAAAGGGGAGAGCCTCTAATTTATACCAAAGAAAACTCAAACAACTTTGAGTTTATAGGCATGCCCATAGGAGGTATAGGTGCTGGGCAGCTGTATTTGGGTGGAGATGGAAAACTTTGGTTTTGGGATATTTTCAATACCAATTACAAAAAAGGACAATTAAAAGGTGAGGAAGCCTATGAACATCCCTACAAAAGAAGTGAAGAAGGCGAGTATGGCACGCACGAAGTTGAGCAGGGTTTTGCCGTAAAGGTCAAAAGAAATGGGGCTAAGGCAATCATAAAAAAACTTGATCGTGACCATATTTCCGATATTCAGTTTAAGGGTCAGTATCCCATTGGTGAAGTCAAGTATGCAGACAATGAACTGCCAGTAACATTGAGCTTAGAGGCCTTTTCGCCCTATCTGCCATTAGATGTCGAATCGTCTAGTTTTCCGGCTACGATATTCAATTTTACCATTACCAATGAATCCGATCATGATTTGGATGTTGAACTTGGAGGGTGGTTAGAAAATGCAGTATTTATTGAGACTCGTGGTAGTCACACCATTGAGCTTCAAAATAAAATAGCTAAAAGTTCAGATAAAACTTTGCGGTTGAACTGTAGCTCGGTAATCGAGAATGAAAGTGATACATTGGTGAATAAATATGACTACGGGTCTATGGGTTTGACCTTACTTGAAGGTGGTGCCAATAGTTATGCGGTTAGTGCTATTGACGTAACCAGACTTGACGAAAGTCTCTTCGTTGAAAATGGTAAACTCAGCGCTTCCAGTAAAAATAACCAGAAACCTTTAGTAGGTGCATTGATTAAGAAGCTGACTTTAAAACCTGAAGAATCTAAAAAGGTAAGTTTTGTTTTAACTTGGTATTTTCCCAATAGTCAAGTAGCCCAAATAATTGATAAAAAGGGTAAGTCTTATAATAATGCCTTCAATGACGCTGATGAGGTGGCAACTGGCATTGTGTCTGATTTCAAAAGACTATCCGCGAAAACCAAACTTTGGCGAGATACCTGGTATGACTCAACTTTACCTTACTGGTTTTTAGACAGAACGTTTTTAAATACTTCCATTCTTGCCAGTAGTACAAGCCATATTTTTGAGAATGGTCAATTTTATGGTTTTGAAGGCGGGTATCAAGGTTTAGGAACCTGTACCCATGTTTGGAGCTATGTTCAGGCAATGGGTCGCTTATTTCCGGAATTAGAGATTAGTTTGAGAGAACATACTGATTTTTCCTCTTTCCCTGATGGTGGTCTGTTCCCCTCCGGTGTTGTTAATTTTAGGGGGCGAACCAAAATGGGAGAAGGCTGGGGTAACGGTATGGCCGTTGATGGCCAATCTGGTTTGGTGCAAAGGTCGCTCTTGACCCATCAATCTTCCGTCGATAATCAGTTTTTAAAGAATAATTACGATGGAATTAAGACGGTAATGAACGGACTTATAAATGCCAATGATGATAATCATGATGGTATTCTAAGTGGCCCCCAGCACAATACTCTAGATGCTGATTGGTACGGAGAAATTACATGGTTGAGTTTACAATACCAGTCAGCCTTACGTGCAATGGCCGTTATGGCACAAGAAATGAAAGATGAGGCGTATGCCCAATTTTGTATTTCTCTTGCCGATAAGGGAAAGCATTTTATTGAAAATAATTTGTTCAATGGTGAATATTTTATTCAAAAAGGCGATCCAGAACACCCTCACTCACCGGGGGTTTATAACGGATGTGAATACAGTCAATTATACGGTCAAAGCTGGGCCTATCAATTAGGTCTTGGCCAAATTATCGATTCAAGTAAAGTAACCGAGGCGCTAAATAGTTTGTGGAAATTTAACTTTACCACTGATGTAGGCCCATACCGTGAAATTAAACCGGCAGGCAGATGGTATGCCATGACAGGTGAAGGAGGATTCGTTGCCTGTACTTGGCCTAATGGCGGGTCTGAGGTGTTGGAAAAAGGCAATCCTAGATTTGCAGCTTACAATAACGAAAGTCAAAACGGATACGAATATGCCCTCTCTCATTTGATGATGTCACATGAGATGCCGTTGCGTTCATTGGCACATACTTGGTATATGCATAATAATAGATATCATGGTTCAAAAAGAAACCCGTGGTGTGAAGTAGAATGGGGAATACATTATTCGCGGTCTATGGCCAGTTACGGTGTATTTATTGCGGCCACCGGGTTTGAATACCACGGACCTAAAGGTTACATTGGTTTTGCACCAAAAATCACACCTACGGATTTTAAAGCACCTTTCACTACAGCACAAGGTTGGGGCACTTTTGAGCAAAAAATAGCTAAAAAAGAACAGCAGGTACAAATCGGCATAAAACACGGTCAAGTAAAATTGAAAATGCTCGCGTTTGAGGTACCGGTCAATTTTGGGGTCGCTCAGGCCGTGTTAAATGTCAATGGGAGAGAATTGAAAAACTTTGAGTTCAATCAGAGTCTAGATAAGGTAGTGGTAACGTTGCAAGATGATATTCTACTTGAGGAAAATCAATCGCTGCAAATACACTTTAAAAATGCCAATTAG
- a CDS encoding RagB/SusD family nutrient uptake outer membrane protein: MKKHNTYKSIKIYGLFMLLLGTLSCNDDLELLPEDSISDVSFWKNANDFELAANNFYFSLKTYSNEPDANSDIVTSCETYNTVSDGSYIPSEQSSVWNNTYNEIRGVNNLISKAQEYEGEVSEIQQYVGEAKFFRAYLYFRLLKNFGGVPLILKPLDIDSEELFAKRADRKEVVAQLLEDLQEAINMLPSAANLADEEEGRISSEAAESFMARVALFEGTWQKFRNNGSDAAEYLKIAADAANNVINSGAYGIFDQLGDDSYRYLFLIDNNAVAKSNPLNLNKSDINEFIITRKYSFEFGITNGHSHGVTQENAPTKKMADFYLCSDGLPIDKSPLFQGRSTFTSEFENRDNRMRNSLAIPGIRYYSYGALGRDFDNSENPGEGTGIHKANFGENTCTGYTLIKFTTEKKDISLGQEETDYPVLRYSEVLLIFAEAKYELNGSITDEELNRSINLLRNRAKLPSLTNAFVESNALDMREEIRRERTVELFMEGFRLEDLKRWKTAETELPKSLRGILYDNTAYADDPDYDKLERFDENGFYVWQFSANRRFEEKHYLFPLPTQQVELMGIEQNPGW, translated from the coding sequence ATGAAAAAACATAATACATACAAAAGCATAAAAATATATGGCCTTTTTATGCTTTTACTAGGCACCCTTTCTTGTAACGATGATTTAGAATTGTTACCAGAAGATAGTATTTCAGATGTGTCTTTTTGGAAAAATGCCAATGATTTTGAATTGGCCGCCAATAATTTCTATTTTTCGTTAAAGACCTATTCAAATGAACCTGATGCCAATTCAGATATAGTAACATCTTGTGAAACTTATAATACGGTAAGTGACGGTAGTTACATACCCTCCGAGCAAAGCTCGGTCTGGAACAATACATACAATGAGATTAGGGGTGTCAACAATTTAATTTCCAAAGCCCAAGAATATGAAGGGGAGGTTTCTGAAATTCAGCAGTACGTAGGAGAGGCTAAATTTTTTAGAGCCTATCTGTATTTTAGGCTATTGAAGAATTTTGGGGGAGTTCCTTTGATTTTGAAACCTTTGGACATTGATTCCGAAGAACTCTTTGCAAAGAGAGCGGATAGAAAAGAGGTTGTGGCCCAATTGCTTGAAGACCTTCAAGAAGCCATAAACATGCTGCCTTCGGCAGCTAACCTGGCAGATGAAGAAGAAGGGAGAATTAGTAGCGAGGCAGCAGAGTCATTTATGGCAAGAGTGGCCCTTTTCGAGGGTACTTGGCAGAAATTTAGAAATAATGGTTCAGATGCAGCGGAATATTTAAAAATAGCTGCCGATGCGGCCAATAATGTCATCAATAGTGGTGCCTATGGAATTTTTGACCAACTCGGAGATGACAGTTACAGGTACTTGTTTTTAATAGATAATAATGCCGTGGCCAAATCTAATCCTCTTAATCTCAACAAATCCGATATAAACGAATTTATCATTACCAGAAAGTATTCCTTTGAATTTGGCATTACAAATGGCCATTCTCACGGAGTGACACAAGAGAATGCGCCAACCAAAAAAATGGCGGATTTTTATTTGTGCTCCGATGGGCTTCCTATTGACAAATCACCTTTGTTTCAGGGTAGGTCAACATTTACCTCCGAGTTTGAGAACCGTGATAATAGAATGCGTAACTCTTTGGCCATTCCAGGTATTCGTTATTACAGTTATGGTGCGTTAGGTAGGGATTTTGATAATTCTGAAAACCCTGGGGAGGGCACAGGAATCCACAAAGCTAACTTTGGAGAAAACACCTGTACCGGTTATACTTTAATTAAGTTTACTACAGAAAAAAAAGACATTAGCTTAGGGCAAGAAGAAACTGATTACCCTGTTTTGCGCTATTCTGAGGTTCTCTTGATTTTTGCCGAAGCCAAATATGAGTTAAACGGTAGTATAACGGACGAAGAATTGAATAGATCGATCAACTTATTGAGAAATAGGGCCAAACTGCCCAGTTTGACGAATGCTTTCGTAGAGTCTAATGCCCTTGATATGCGTGAAGAAATTAGAAGGGAACGTACTGTTGAATTATTTATGGAAGGTTTTAGGTTAGAAGATTTAAAGAGGTGGAAAACTGCCGAAACCGAATTGCCAAAGTCGCTCAGGGGAATTCTGTACGATAATACGGCCTATGCGGATGATCCTGATTATGATAAGCTGGAACGTTTCGACGAAAATGGTTTTTATGTATGGCAATTTTCCGCAAATAGAAGGTTTGAAGAAAAACACTATTTATTCCCTCTACCCACACAACAGGTAGAATTAATGGGCATAGAGCAGAATCCGGGGTGGTAA
- a CDS encoding TonB-dependent receptor, giving the protein MKLSTLFILVAFFSLQANDTYSQRMKITLKLNKATVGELIDEIETTSEFQFVYKLEDVDLDRPVSINVKNERIAQVLKQVFKGTKTTYNLSGKRVYLVRQKEVSIDTISGIRIPSLIQRTEIRGTVTDLEGIPLMGANVVEKGTTNGTQTDFDGNFSISVADENAVLDVSYIGFASKEIPLNNQTNLTITLEESAAGLDEVVVVGFGTRGKKSLTGAIENVDVGPIQKRSSSNLIVNLQGAIPGLVVSRGQGDPGDERADIQIRGASSINATKPLLIIDDVPYDNLSVLSSLNQNDIAQFSVLKDAAAASLYGARAAGGVILVTTKNGKLGKPKISYSGKSTFEFLGREVQPATQSQYYQMYDEASVLDGISNHRYKAGEEFWLNGAEGTGPSPFFDAIDFTYADRNFVDEMWKDYALGQIHNLTVSGGSEKHTYNYSLGYIDTEGLQAPAENSYNRFNIRLNNNLKFSDKLNLGLSFYIERGVKDRPTLLNSVFHGGNDVYWYTLPNMAYLNSQGENYGFGGTTDPISMLELGGRTKDVSNRLNSRVKLSYDILHNLDINVIGGINVDKNFSDGITKIITYYDWTGEQVNKRSPDRNRVSKSYNQRIFQNYSAFANYNESFNQIHNVSVLLGGSYEKSEFDGFSAYRRDLLTEELQSLQLGDVDEQYNDSSANAWALGSFFGRLNYSFDSKYLIEITARRDGSSRFTKDNRWDNFGGVSAGWNISEEKFFDVKSLDRLKLRVSYGVVGNQSSIGLYDYIQSINVNSGIYPFGTTQSRNLAASLGALASENRTWERISTTNFGVDFGLFDSKITGSFDYFKKRNKNMLVGITLPSVLGATPPTSNFGELETTGWEASLVYKNHDKEFKYQFDVGVSDNKNKIVSLAGSNVISASRMGAVEGYPMNSLFGYSREKLLTSQEELEAYKQLDGVPQGLRIGDVKFADLNNDGRISVYDDSGNLADVKYLGSNNPRYNYFFNTSFMWKNFDFSAYFSGWLKDDMIRMGTSSIPFNQWWHNQDSYFYNNTYHSELRPEKELPSLSVNGSIVNWNYRFADWRVYNNSFIRLKNINLGYTLPEYLSKQLRATSIRAFISGDDLFEFINAPDKAKDPERPYNWAGGIPFTRRVTVGVDINF; this is encoded by the coding sequence ATGAAACTCAGCACGCTGTTTATATTGGTAGCTTTCTTTTCCTTGCAAGCCAATGATACTTATTCACAGCGGATGAAAATTACATTAAAGTTGAATAAAGCTACGGTAGGGGAGCTTATAGACGAAATAGAAACAACATCGGAATTTCAATTTGTATACAAGTTGGAAGATGTTGATTTAGACCGTCCGGTCTCTATAAATGTAAAGAATGAGAGGATTGCTCAAGTCTTGAAGCAAGTTTTTAAAGGCACCAAAACCACTTACAATTTAAGCGGCAAACGGGTCTATTTGGTTCGCCAAAAGGAAGTGTCTATAGATACAATTTCCGGTATTAGGATACCTTCGCTAATTCAAAGAACAGAAATCAGAGGTACGGTAACGGATTTGGAAGGTATTCCTCTGATGGGCGCCAATGTGGTAGAAAAAGGCACGACCAACGGTACCCAAACCGATTTTGATGGAAATTTTTCCATTTCGGTTGCCGATGAAAATGCTGTTCTCGATGTGAGCTATATCGGTTTTGCATCGAAAGAAATACCGTTAAATAATCAAACCAATTTGACTATCACCTTAGAGGAAAGTGCTGCCGGCCTTGATGAGGTAGTGGTAGTGGGTTTTGGAACAAGAGGAAAAAAATCATTAACAGGAGCTATTGAAAATGTAGATGTCGGACCCATACAAAAAAGGTCAAGTTCCAACCTTATCGTAAACTTACAGGGGGCAATTCCTGGATTAGTGGTGTCACGCGGTCAGGGAGATCCCGGAGATGAACGGGCAGATATACAGATTAGAGGTGCTTCAAGTATAAATGCTACGAAACCTCTGTTGATTATTGATGATGTTCCCTATGATAACTTATCCGTTTTATCTTCACTTAACCAAAATGATATTGCCCAATTTTCTGTATTAAAAGATGCTGCTGCTGCTTCGCTTTACGGCGCTAGAGCTGCAGGAGGGGTCATATTGGTAACTACCAAAAATGGAAAACTAGGAAAGCCTAAAATTAGCTATTCAGGTAAGTCAACCTTTGAGTTTCTCGGTCGAGAGGTGCAACCGGCTACTCAATCCCAATATTATCAAATGTACGATGAGGCCAGTGTGCTAGACGGCATTTCAAATCATCGATATAAGGCAGGAGAAGAGTTTTGGCTAAACGGTGCCGAGGGAACTGGTCCCTCACCCTTTTTCGATGCTATCGATTTCACATATGCAGATAGAAATTTTGTAGACGAGATGTGGAAAGATTATGCGTTGGGTCAGATTCATAACCTAACCGTATCAGGAGGGTCTGAGAAGCATACCTATAATTATTCTCTAGGTTATATTGATACCGAAGGTTTACAGGCACCAGCCGAAAACAGTTACAATCGCTTTAATATAAGACTAAATAATAATCTGAAGTTTTCCGATAAATTGAACTTGGGTTTGTCTTTTTATATTGAAAGAGGTGTTAAAGATCGTCCCACTTTATTGAATAGCGTTTTTCATGGAGGAAACGATGTGTATTGGTATACGCTACCAAATATGGCCTACTTGAATTCACAAGGAGAAAATTATGGGTTTGGAGGCACCACAGACCCCATATCAATGCTTGAATTGGGAGGAAGAACAAAAGATGTTAGTAATAGATTGAATTCTAGGGTGAAATTGAGTTACGATATTTTACACAATCTTGATATAAATGTCATTGGAGGAATTAATGTTGATAAGAATTTTAGTGACGGAATCACCAAAATTATCACCTATTATGATTGGACTGGCGAGCAGGTCAATAAGAGAAGTCCTGATAGAAATCGGGTGAGCAAGAGTTATAATCAAAGAATTTTTCAAAATTATTCAGCTTTTGCCAATTACAATGAAAGCTTCAACCAGATTCATAACGTAAGTGTTTTATTAGGTGGGTCTTACGAAAAGAGCGAATTTGATGGGTTCTCAGCTTATAGAAGAGACTTGCTAACAGAAGAATTGCAATCGCTGCAATTGGGTGATGTTGACGAGCAGTATAATGATAGTTCCGCTAATGCTTGGGCTTTAGGGTCTTTTTTTGGTAGATTGAACTACTCTTTTGATTCCAAATATCTTATAGAGATTACTGCTAGACGCGATGGAAGTTCACGCTTTACAAAAGACAATCGTTGGGATAATTTCGGAGGAGTTTCAGCAGGTTGGAACATCTCTGAAGAGAAATTTTTTGACGTCAAATCTTTAGATAGGCTTAAGTTGAGGGTTTCCTATGGTGTGGTAGGTAACCAGAGTAGTATTGGTTTGTACGACTATATTCAATCAATAAATGTAAATAGTGGTATTTATCCCTTTGGTACCACCCAATCTAGAAATTTGGCAGCCTCACTTGGAGCATTGGCAAGTGAAAACAGAACATGGGAGCGAATATCGACCACAAATTTCGGTGTAGACTTTGGTTTGTTCGATTCTAAGATTACAGGTTCGTTCGATTATTTTAAAAAACGGAACAAAAATATGCTAGTGGGTATAACCCTTCCGTCGGTTTTGGGAGCGACACCGCCTACTAGTAATTTCGGTGAGTTGGAAACTACCGGGTGGGAAGCATCTTTGGTCTATAAAAACCATGATAAAGAATTTAAATATCAATTCGATGTCGGGGTAAGTGACAATAAGAACAAGATTGTCTCTTTAGCTGGATCAAATGTGATTTCTGCTAGTAGAATGGGAGCTGTTGAGGGGTATCCAATGAATTCACTATTTGGGTATAGCCGAGAAAAACTATTGACGAGCCAAGAAGAATTAGAGGCATATAAACAATTAGATGGTGTACCTCAAGGTCTTAGAATCGGCGATGTCAAATTTGCCGATTTGAACAACGACGGTAGAATTAGTGTCTATGATGATAGCGGTAATTTGGCGGATGTTAAGTATTTGGGAAGCAATAATCCCCGGTACAACTACTTTTTCAACACGAGTTTTATGTGGAAAAATTTTGATTTCTCAGCTTATTTTAGTGGATGGCTGAAAGATGATATGATTCGCATGGGTACCTCTTCAATACCCTTTAATCAATGGTGGCATAATCAAGATTCTTATTTCTATAATAATACTTACCACTCAGAATTAAGACCTGAGAAAGAATTACCATCCCTTAGTGTTAACGGCAGTATTGTTAATTGGAATTATCGCTTTGCTGATTGGAGAGTGTATAATAACAGTTTCATTAGGTTAAAAAATATCAACTTAGGATATACACTTCCCGAATACCTATCCAAACAATTGAGAGCTACTAGTATTAGAGCTTTTATTAGTGGAGATGATCTATTTGAGTTTATTAATGCTCCTGATAAGGCTAAAGATCCTGAAAGACCTTATAACTGGGCCGGTGGTATACCGTTCACCAGAAGAGTGACTGTAGGAGTGGATATTAATTTTTAA